A genomic segment from Vagococcus zengguangii encodes:
- a CDS encoding PLDc N-terminal domain-containing protein, protein MSMTNFLLFLPLIILQFGLMIIAVLSVLKKQHFKYLSKWIWLFIVILGQLVGPILFFVLERDE, encoded by the coding sequence ATGTCAATGACTAACTTTTTATTATTTTTACCCTTAATTATTTTACAATTCGGTTTAATGATTATTGCGGTACTGTCAGTATTAAAAAAACAACATTTTAAATACCTTAGCAAATGGATTTGGTTATTTATCGTGATATTAGGCCAGTTGGTCGGTCCTATTTTATTCTTTGTACTAGAAAGGGACGAGTAA
- a CDS encoding GlsB/YeaQ/YmgE family stress response membrane protein yields the protein MGLIWSLIVGGIIGAVAGAITNKGSSMGWIANIIAGLIGSSIGQSILGSWGPSLAGMALVPSIAGAVILVAVVSLLTGRK from the coding sequence ATGGGACTTATTTGGTCATTAATTGTAGGTGGTATAATTGGGGCAGTAGCTGGAGCTATCACAAACAAGGGCTCATCAATGGGCTGGATTGCAAATATTATTGCTGGATTGATAGGTTCATCAATTGGGCAATCTATCTTAGGTAGTTGGGGACCGTCATTAGCAGGAATGGCCCTTGTACCTTCAATAGCAGGAGCAGTCATTTTAGTTGCAGTTGTGTCGTTGCTAACAGGTCGCAAATAG
- a CDS encoding helix-turn-helix domain-containing protein — translation MNHKLKQLRLEKGLTQEKLATILGISKGAISKWETGASFPDISLLPVIANFYGCTIDDLFESQEISQAAVNDSYKNWGKAFLQQGFYPTFCRIRTESLAYLNETKMLLSNCLVVINHLQIERQPEHVNEAVNWCRAYLDIVIEKTASAQETAKAAALKAELSFNAW, via the coding sequence ATGAACCATAAATTAAAGCAGCTACGTCTAGAAAAAGGCTTAACACAAGAAAAATTAGCGACGATTTTGGGGATTAGTAAGGGAGCGATTTCTAAATGGGAAACAGGAGCCTCCTTTCCTGATATAAGTTTATTACCAGTGATTGCTAATTTTTACGGCTGTACGATTGATGACCTATTTGAAAGCCAAGAAATTTCACAAGCGGCCGTCAATGACTCTTATAAAAATTGGGGCAAGGCATTTCTTCAACAAGGTTTCTATCCGACCTTTTGTCGAATTAGAACAGAATCACTTGCCTATCTGAATGAAACGAAAATGTTATTATCTAATTGCTTAGTCGTGATTAATCATCTCCAAATCGAACGACAACCTGAGCATGTCAATGAAGCGGTCAATTGGTGTCGTGCGTATTTAGATATTGTGATTGAAAAAACGGCAAGCGCACAAGAAACGGCTAAAGCAGCGGCACTAAAGGCCGAGTTGTCATTTAATGCATGGTGA
- a CDS encoding ABC transporter ATP-binding protein yields the protein MTNILEINHLEKAFGPKKVIEGVNLTLKKGKIYGLIGQNGAGKTTVMNMILGQLLPDEGQIFVNGERVIAGGETTNRYIGYCPDVPNFYGYMTAKEYLQFCASITSFKTDNLELTIQGLLERVGLAQTEKVKISTYSRGMKQRLGIAQALLNQPLLLICDEPTSALDPRGRKEVMDLLASLKEEMSVILSTHILSDIERVCDHIGILANGKLVREGRLQDVLAEHQTQAHYTLKFSEAWAYEAYLKEMTATGVQLVSHDQEQLMITTAESQAAILDKLSQHHYPIESLVKEQQTLEKLFLEETNA from the coding sequence ATGACAAATATTTTAGAAATAAATCATTTAGAAAAAGCTTTCGGACCAAAAAAGGTTATCGAAGGCGTTAATTTGACCTTAAAAAAAGGCAAAATATACGGGTTAATTGGTCAGAATGGTGCCGGCAAAACAACTGTCATGAATATGATATTAGGTCAGCTGTTGCCTGATGAGGGTCAGATTTTTGTGAATGGTGAACGTGTGATAGCGGGGGGTGAAACGACCAATCGCTATATAGGCTATTGTCCTGATGTGCCGAATTTTTATGGTTACATGACTGCTAAAGAATATTTACAGTTTTGTGCGAGCATCACAAGCTTTAAAACTGATAATTTAGAGTTAACAATTCAAGGGTTACTAGAACGTGTCGGGTTAGCTCAGACGGAAAAAGTTAAAATCTCAACTTATTCGCGTGGCATGAAGCAACGTTTAGGGATTGCTCAAGCGTTACTAAATCAACCATTATTATTAATTTGTGACGAACCGACCTCAGCGCTAGATCCTCGTGGTCGTAAAGAAGTGATGGATTTACTAGCATCGTTGAAAGAAGAAATGTCGGTCATTTTATCAACGCATATTTTAAGTGATATTGAACGTGTTTGTGATCATATTGGTATTTTAGCGAATGGCAAATTGGTGCGGGAAGGGCGCTTGCAAGATGTTTTAGCAGAGCACCAAACGCAAGCTCATTACACACTTAAATTTAGTGAAGCGTGGGCGTACGAAGCCTATTTGAAAGAAATGACAGCAACTGGCGTGCAACTTGTTTCACATGATCAAGAGCAGCTAATGATTACAACAGCTGAATCACAAGCAGCAATCTTGGATAAATTATCTCAACATCATTACCCTATCGAATCATTGGTTAAAGAACAACAAACGTTAGAAAAACTATTCTTGGAGGAGACGAACGCATGA
- a CDS encoding CsbD family protein has product MADRGTGDKIKGKAKEVAGEVTGNNKQKAEGLVDQAIGKVKEVAADAKDKVEEVKDKLEK; this is encoded by the coding sequence ATGGCAGATAGAGGTACAGGCGATAAAATTAAAGGTAAAGCTAAAGAAGTAGCTGGAGAAGTAACTGGTAATAACAAACAAAAAGCTGAAGGTCTAGTTGACCAAGCAATCGGCAAGGTGAAAGAAGTAGCCGCTGATGCTAAAGATAAAGTAGAAGAAGTTAAAGATAAATTAGAGAAATAA